A single region of the Candidatus Methylomirabilota bacterium genome encodes:
- a CDS encoding 3-oxoacyl-[acyl-carrier-protein] synthase III C-terminal domain-containing protein — translation MKPFVINRYGRIVFPFNFFPELDFSIFQTLDQFAAVIKRDFEEKAPSEADIVARVESRGYKGRYDVLRDLALHLFWVNRYAMTMYEKRPTRWRDVPRQRDDVFLPVFAARDSAEMTASIEAAYRALPPTWDEGTEDKVCRILLDLFRHKKGAGDELPAIKPTVGEILANPKNLTYHLLAYDPDYPGYGQDDIIEFAHGVPELEALMRQAMVLHNQYRWDRAKTRLTEVGQLHDDDFVVVFHPRGDDVLRFIRRVKGVHRVQPRRPAPSESRQPIRPYPPLDVRARFTVMPRLEAVAVYKGERPCTNDDLVRNAAYCWSPMTVEEIRHKTGIEQRLYTELDLDQMALLAARRALEKSGRKAEEIGAVLFCSCTSSKMMPSLATWLSGQLGMFQTHASCDIVAACAGLPYGLSEAVRLLQEVERPILVVCGEKFSDKIGTVRTSRMIFGDGAAALVIGPAPAGTAPDIEVLQTYASGPMSEVDSIIWPNPEFDNNITVYGPEVRALVKRYLGQMLDELRALPHPDGLAGASLLDAVDLIVPHQANKTMVVNFAQAAGVAPERLYFNIERVGNTSSASIPIALHDAVREGVITRPMRVFAPGFGAGAVGGYAVLRVDPAVVA, via the coding sequence ATGAAGCCATTCGTGATCAACCGCTACGGCCGCATCGTCTTTCCGTTCAACTTCTTCCCGGAGCTCGACTTCTCCATCTTCCAGACGCTCGATCAGTTCGCGGCCGTCATCAAGCGCGACTTCGAGGAGAAGGCGCCCAGCGAGGCCGACATCGTCGCGCGCGTGGAGTCCCGGGGCTACAAGGGCCGCTACGACGTCCTGCGCGACCTCGCGCTCCACCTCTTCTGGGTCAACCGCTACGCGATGACCATGTACGAGAAGCGCCCGACGCGCTGGCGCGACGTCCCAAGGCAGCGCGACGATGTCTTCCTGCCGGTGTTCGCGGCACGGGACAGCGCCGAGATGACGGCCTCGATCGAAGCCGCCTACCGGGCGCTGCCGCCCACCTGGGACGAGGGGACCGAGGACAAGGTCTGCCGCATCTTGCTGGACCTCTTCCGCCACAAGAAGGGAGCCGGCGACGAGCTGCCGGCGATCAAGCCGACGGTCGGCGAGATCCTCGCGAACCCGAAGAACCTGACCTACCACCTGCTGGCCTACGACCCGGACTACCCGGGCTACGGCCAGGACGACATCATCGAGTTCGCCCACGGCGTCCCCGAGCTGGAAGCGCTCATGCGGCAGGCGATGGTCCTGCACAACCAGTACCGCTGGGACCGCGCCAAGACCCGCCTCACCGAGGTGGGCCAGCTCCACGACGACGACTTCGTGGTGGTCTTCCACCCGCGCGGCGACGACGTCCTGCGATTCATCCGCCGGGTCAAGGGCGTGCATCGGGTGCAGCCTCGCCGGCCCGCGCCGTCGGAGTCGCGCCAGCCGATCCGGCCCTACCCGCCGCTCGATGTGCGCGCGCGCTTCACGGTCATGCCGCGGCTCGAGGCCGTCGCCGTCTACAAGGGCGAGCGCCCCTGCACCAACGACGACCTCGTCCGCAACGCGGCGTACTGCTGGTCGCCCATGACGGTGGAGGAGATCCGCCACAAGACCGGCATCGAGCAACGCCTCTATACCGAGCTCGATCTCGACCAGATGGCCCTCCTCGCGGCCCGCCGCGCCCTCGAGAAGTCCGGGCGCAAGGCCGAGGAGATCGGCGCGGTGCTGTTCTGCTCCTGCACCAGCTCCAAGATGATGCCGTCGCTCGCGACCTGGCTCTCCGGCCAGCTCGGCATGTTCCAGACCCACGCGTCGTGCGACATCGTGGCGGCTTGCGCGGGGCTGCCGTACGGGCTCAGCGAGGCGGTGCGGCTGCTCCAGGAAGTCGAGCGGCCCATCCTGGTCGTGTGCGGGGAGAAGTTCTCGGACAAGATCGGGACGGTGCGGACCTCGCGGATGATCTTCGGCGACGGCGCCGCCGCCCTCGTGATCGGTCCCGCGCCCGCGGGCACCGCGCCGGATATCGAGGTCCTGCAGACCTACGCGAGCGGGCCCATGTCGGAGGTGGACTCGATCATCTGGCCGAATCCAGAATTCGACAACAACATCACGGTCTACGGGCCCGAGGTCCGTGCGCTGGTCAAGCGCTACCTGGGCCAGATGCTGGACGAGCTCCGCGCCCTGCCGCATCCGGACGGACTCGCCGGCGCCTCCCTCCTCGACGCGGTCGACCTGATCGTGCCGCACCAGGCCAACAAGACCATGGTGGTGAACTTCGCCCAGGCGGCCGGCGTCGCGCCCGAGCGCCTGTACTTCAACATCGAGCGCGTCGGCAACACGTCCTCGGCCAGCATCCCGATCGCGCTCCATGATGCAGTCCGGGAGGGTGTGATCACCCGGCCGATGCGGGTCTTCGCGCCGGGCTTCGGCGCGGGCGCCGTGGGCGGCTATGCGGTGCTCCGCGTCGATCCCGCCGTCGTGGCGTAG
- a CDS encoding IS481 family transposase, giving the protein MDQRVRFIADLQRKYLSLSELCRHFGVSRKTAYKWIERYEADGPAGLVDRSRRPHACAHQTPARVVEALLECRRRHPTWGAKKLLSILSRRHPDWAWPAQSTGSELLKRHGLVTGRRRRQYPGHPGRPMTPMDAPNAIWTADFKGQFRTRDGAYCYPLTVVDGYSRYLLGCQGLRSTAIDLARPVFQRLFTEYGLPRIIRTDNGVPFATTALGRLSTLSVWWIRLGITPELIEPAHPEQNGRHERMHRTLKAETTRPPGGNLPAQQKRFNAFRLEYNDERPHEALNQEPPASAYAPSARALPATLAPIEYPGHFEMRLVSRNSGIRWKAHWVCVTHTLAGEYVGLEEVGDGLWDVYFGSCKLGRMDERRLKIEDHKGRWVRKTVSPMSLD; this is encoded by the coding sequence ATGGACCAACGCGTTCGCTTCATCGCCGACCTGCAGCGGAAGTACCTCTCGCTCTCCGAATTGTGCCGCCACTTCGGGGTCAGTCGGAAGACCGCCTACAAGTGGATCGAGCGGTACGAGGCTGATGGCCCCGCCGGGCTGGTGGATCGATCGCGCCGGCCGCATGCCTGCGCCCATCAGACGCCGGCGAGAGTCGTGGAGGCGCTGCTCGAGTGCCGACGCCGGCACCCCACCTGGGGGGCCAAGAAACTGCTGAGCATTCTCTCCCGACGTCACCCGGATTGGGCATGGCCCGCGCAGAGCACGGGCAGCGAGCTGCTCAAGCGGCACGGCTTGGTGACCGGTCGGCGGCGGCGGCAGTATCCGGGCCATCCGGGCCGTCCCATGACGCCGATGGACGCGCCCAACGCCATCTGGACGGCGGACTTCAAGGGGCAGTTTCGGACGCGCGACGGGGCGTACTGCTACCCGTTGACGGTGGTGGACGGCTACAGCCGGTACCTGCTCGGGTGCCAGGGGCTCAGGTCGACGGCCATCGACCTCGCGCGGCCGGTCTTTCAGCGGCTGTTCACGGAGTACGGCCTGCCGCGGATCATCCGGACGGACAACGGGGTGCCCTTCGCGACGACGGCCCTGGGGCGCCTGTCGACGCTGTCGGTGTGGTGGATCCGGCTGGGGATCACTCCCGAGCTGATCGAGCCGGCGCACCCGGAACAGAATGGCCGCCACGAGCGCATGCATCGGACCCTGAAGGCGGAGACCACGCGGCCGCCCGGCGGCAACTTGCCGGCGCAGCAGAAGCGCTTCAACGCCTTCCGGCTCGAGTACAACGACGAGCGGCCGCACGAAGCCCTGAACCAGGAGCCCCCGGCCTCGGCCTACGCACCGTCGGCGCGAGCGCTTCCTGCGACGCTGGCGCCGATCGAGTACCCGGGACACTTCGAAATGCGTCTCGTCAGTCGCAACAGCGGCATCCGATGGAAGGCGCACTGGGTCTGCGTCACCCACACGCTGGCCGGCGAGTACGTCGGCCTCGAGGAAGTGGGCGACGGGCTGTGGGATGTATACTTCGGGTCGTGCAAGCTCGGACGCATGGACGAGCGGCGCCTGAAGATCGAGGATCACAAGGGCCGGTGGGTTCGCAAGACAGTGTCACCCATGTCCCTAGACTGA
- a CDS encoding LLM class flavin-dependent oxidoreductase — protein MKLGIYLNAQHPAGDDPARRFAETVEQARLIRRLGFDSIWGGEHHVTPGFHYFPLLPMLQRLAAEVEGMWVGTNLVLLPLHNPVELAEVGAFLDVITGGRFMLGVGLGYRTEEFAVFKVPMAERVSRLTEGVEIIRRLWTEDRVTHHGRHWQLDDVSIHPRPLQQPRPPILVGSQVPAGIARAARIADGWLVVPIPTVDEFAAQAGTFSAARTAAGLPPSPHICRLLEVVCAPDEDKAVRRAAPFLLEKYSAYLSWGLAGITIDPAAKPEDQLRRLAKNRFALGSPSQVIEALLAQHKAGVTHATMRVSWPGMRQDDILAGIELLGREVLPEVRRRALL, from the coding sequence GTGAAGCTCGGAATCTACCTGAACGCGCAGCACCCTGCCGGCGACGACCCCGCCCGCCGCTTCGCCGAGACGGTGGAGCAGGCGCGGCTGATCCGTAGGTTGGGGTTCGACTCGATCTGGGGAGGGGAGCATCACGTTACTCCGGGATTCCACTACTTCCCCCTCCTACCGATGCTCCAGCGCCTCGCCGCCGAGGTCGAGGGAATGTGGGTGGGAACGAACCTGGTCCTGCTGCCGCTCCACAATCCGGTCGAGCTGGCCGAGGTCGGCGCCTTCCTTGACGTGATCACCGGCGGGCGGTTCATGCTCGGTGTCGGGCTCGGCTACCGGACCGAGGAGTTCGCCGTCTTCAAGGTGCCGATGGCCGAGCGCGTGAGCCGCCTCACGGAGGGCGTCGAGATCATCCGTCGCCTCTGGACCGAGGACCGCGTCACGCACCATGGACGCCACTGGCAGCTCGACGACGTCAGCATCCATCCGCGGCCGTTGCAGCAGCCACGGCCGCCGATCCTGGTCGGCTCGCAGGTGCCCGCCGGGATCGCGCGCGCGGCCCGCATCGCAGACGGCTGGCTGGTGGTGCCGATCCCCACCGTGGACGAGTTCGCCGCTCAGGCGGGTACCTTCTCCGCGGCCCGGACCGCGGCGGGTCTACCGCCGAGCCCGCACATCTGTCGTTTGCTCGAAGTTGTATGCGCGCCCGACGAGGACAAGGCGGTCCGCCGCGCAGCGCCGTTCCTGCTGGAGAAGTACTCCGCCTACCTGTCGTGGGGCCTCGCCGGCATCACCATCGATCCCGCCGCAAAGCCCGAAGACCAGCTGCGACGCTTGGCCAAGAACCGGTTCGCCCTCGGCTCACCCTCGCAGGTAATCGAAGCCCTGCTCGCCCAGCACAAGGCCGGCGTCACCCACGCCACCATGCGGGTGAGCTGGCCCGGGATGCGGCAGGACGACATCCTGGCGGGGATCGAGCTGCTCGGGCGCGAGGTCCTGCCCGAGGTCCGGCGCCGCGCGCTACTTTGA
- a CDS encoding ABC transporter substrate-binding protein, with protein sequence MVGRRLTLVVTVALGLLAAPFAGDAQQAGKVHRIGYLSQGGGPSAPLVQAFRDSLREFGYVEGQNLTIEWRFTNSDEQLPSLANELIQLKVEAIVTTGGPATRAVKQATGTIPIIMTFSGDPVGTGLIASLARPGGNLTGLSFMSPDLSAKRLELLREAFPKITRVAALWNPDDPVYALELSRTEAAARALGITLQPIEVRVRGDFEAAFAAMASHRADALIAFAHTLTIQGRRELIDLANRSRLPTMYGLREFVNDGGLIAYGPSLSALYRRAAFYVDKILKGAKPADLPVEQPTRFELVVNLKTAKALGLTIPPSLLLRADHVVE encoded by the coding sequence ATGGTTGGCAGGAGGCTCACGCTCGTTGTCACCGTCGCCCTCGGCCTGCTCGCCGCGCCGTTCGCCGGCGACGCGCAGCAGGCGGGCAAGGTTCACCGTATCGGCTACTTGAGTCAGGGCGGCGGACCGTCGGCCCCACTCGTACAGGCGTTCCGAGATAGTCTGCGCGAGTTTGGCTACGTGGAAGGACAGAACCTCACAATCGAGTGGCGTTTCACGAACAGTGACGAGCAACTGCCCTCCCTCGCGAACGAGTTGATCCAGTTGAAGGTGGAGGCCATCGTGACTACCGGAGGACCAGCGACTCGCGCTGTCAAGCAGGCGACGGGCACGATCCCCATCATTATGACCTTCAGCGGCGACCCAGTCGGCACCGGGCTCATCGCCAGTCTCGCTCGACCCGGTGGAAACCTCACAGGTCTGTCCTTCATGTCTCCCGACCTGAGCGCCAAGCGACTGGAACTGCTCAGGGAGGCGTTCCCGAAGATCACCCGGGTTGCTGCGCTCTGGAATCCCGACGACCCCGTCTACGCCCTCGAGCTCAGCCGGACAGAGGCTGCTGCCCGAGCGCTCGGCATCACGCTGCAGCCGATCGAGGTGCGAGTGCGGGGCGACTTCGAGGCCGCGTTTGCCGCCATGGCGAGCCACCGCGCCGACGCGCTGATCGCGTTCGCCCACACCCTGACGATTCAGGGTCGGCGCGAACTCATCGACCTGGCCAACCGCTCTCGGCTGCCAACGATGTACGGACTGAGAGAGTTCGTGAACGATGGCGGCCTCATCGCCTACGGGCCGAGCCTCTCGGCGTTGTATCGACGGGCGGCCTTCTACGTCGACAAGATCCTCAAAGGCGCCAAGCCCGCCGACCTCCCCGTCGAGCAGCCCACCAGGTTTGAGCTCGTGGTCAATCTCAAGACCGCAAAGGCGCTCGGCCTAACGATTCCGCCGTCGCTGCTGCTACGGGCAGATCACGTCGTCGAGTGA